Proteins encoded together in one Pirellulales bacterium window:
- a CDS encoding DUF1549 domain-containing protein has protein sequence MRQSMTFSAAGIGLIVGLLSGLALRDGQAEQPTVKFVGAKIASSATAPVTSAAKPAVASSTLAGLTIVSGGKDASSFTLAGRDSRQQLIVTEKLGDGELRDLTRQVRYTVEPTGIVRIDQTGLVWPLADGKSLIVAEAAAGHKAMITVVVTHFTDDPPVNFPNQIVPIFTKLGCNAGGCHGKASGQNGFRLSLLGFVPSEDYEHLVMEGRGRRLSPAAPDSSLLLQKAAGLIPHGGGQRMEVDSVPYKLLRRWIVQGMPYGKPDDPVVSKIEVVPAIRTLKPGAKQQLICLAHYSDGSVEDVTLMTKFEPNDTEMAEVSSTGLVTARDLPGTVAIMARYQGQVAVFRAALPLGAPMDQMPAAKNFIDEAVFKQLKTLGIPPSPVCDDATFVRRASIDIAGRLPTAEETARFLTDADSNKRAHWIDELLASDGYADYFATKWTAVLRNKRVMPSYEHGDFLFHDWIRQSLYENKPYDQFVRDILTASGEVSENPPVAWYREAAEPAQEMEDTAQLFLGMRIQCAHCHHHPFERWSQQDYFGFDAFFSRVGKKQGLQQSEFRIYHRRGMATAENIRTHEQVPPAPLGGKPVVLSPDDDPRQSLVDWMVDAKNPYFAPALANRYWKHFFGRGLVEPEDDMRATNPASNPELLAALAEHFAVNHHDLKDLVRTICNSQVYQLSAVPNRYNAGDHQSYSHYYPKRLTAEVLLDAVDQVTGAPTKFNGMPMGTRAIELPDSGFNSYFLTVFGRPEGSSPCECERSNDANLAQSLHLLNSVDVQQKVAAGIGRAATLAEDKKHTSAEKIDQLYLEFYSRHPAADETEVSLHHIAQTKNDRAAYEDILWALINTKEFLFNH, from the coding sequence ATGCGCCAAAGCATGACGTTTTCGGCCGCGGGAATCGGTTTGATCGTCGGATTGCTCAGCGGTCTGGCTCTGCGCGACGGACAAGCCGAACAACCGACGGTAAAGTTCGTTGGAGCGAAGATCGCCTCTTCCGCCACCGCCCCCGTCACTTCAGCCGCCAAGCCCGCCGTTGCGTCTTCGACTCTTGCTGGTCTCACAATCGTATCCGGCGGCAAGGATGCTAGCAGCTTCACCCTCGCCGGCCGCGATTCGCGCCAACAACTGATCGTCACCGAAAAACTCGGTGATGGCGAACTACGCGATCTGACACGGCAAGTGCGATACACGGTCGAACCCACCGGAATCGTTCGCATCGACCAAACCGGCTTGGTTTGGCCGCTGGCCGATGGAAAATCCCTGATTGTCGCGGAAGCCGCCGCGGGCCACAAAGCGATGATCACCGTTGTGGTCACGCATTTCACCGACGACCCGCCGGTGAATTTCCCGAATCAGATCGTCCCGATTTTCACCAAGCTGGGCTGCAACGCCGGCGGTTGCCACGGTAAGGCGAGCGGGCAGAATGGCTTTCGGCTTTCGCTATTGGGTTTCGTGCCGAGCGAAGATTATGAGCATCTCGTGATGGAAGGCCGCGGTCGCCGGCTGTCGCCCGCCGCGCCGGATAGCAGCTTGCTGCTGCAGAAGGCCGCTGGTCTGATCCCGCACGGCGGTGGGCAGCGGATGGAGGTCGATTCGGTTCCCTACAAGCTTTTGCGGCGGTGGATCGTGCAAGGGATGCCCTACGGCAAGCCCGACGATCCGGTGGTGTCGAAGATCGAAGTCGTGCCGGCGATTCGCACGCTCAAGCCCGGCGCAAAGCAGCAATTGATTTGCCTCGCCCATTATTCCGACGGATCGGTCGAAGATGTCACGCTGATGACGAAATTCGAACCGAACGACACGGAAATGGCCGAGGTCAGCTCGACCGGTCTGGTTACCGCTCGCGATCTGCCGGGCACCGTGGCGATCATGGCCCGCTATCAAGGCCAGGTGGCCGTGTTTCGGGCTGCTTTACCATTGGGCGCTCCGATGGATCAGATGCCCGCGGCGAAAAATTTTATCGACGAGGCCGTGTTCAAGCAGTTGAAAACGCTGGGAATTCCCCCCTCGCCGGTTTGCGACGATGCGACATTCGTCCGCCGCGCGTCGATCGACATCGCCGGCCGGCTGCCGACCGCGGAAGAAACCGCGCGCTTTCTGACGGATGCTGACTCGAACAAGCGGGCCCATTGGATCGATGAGTTATTGGCCAGCGATGGCTACGCCGATTATTTCGCGACGAAGTGGACTGCCGTGTTGCGCAACAAGCGCGTGATGCCGAGTTACGAGCATGGCGATTTTCTGTTTCACGATTGGATTCGCCAATCGCTTTACGAAAATAAGCCCTACGATCAATTTGTTCGCGACATTTTGACGGCGTCTGGCGAAGTGAGCGAGAATCCGCCGGTGGCTTGGTATCGCGAAGCGGCCGAACCAGCGCAGGAAATGGAAGATACGGCGCAATTGTTTCTTGGCATGCGGATTCAATGTGCCCATTGTCATCACCATCCGTTCGAGCGCTGGAGCCAGCAGGATTATTTTGGATTCGACGCGTTTTTCTCGCGCGTCGGCAAGAAGCAAGGCCTGCAGCAAAGCGAATTCCGCATCTATCATCGCCGCGGCATGGCAACGGCCGAGAATATTCGGACCCACGAGCAGGTGCCACCGGCGCCGCTTGGCGGAAAGCCTGTCGTACTTTCGCCCGACGATGATCCACGACAGTCGCTCGTGGATTGGATGGTCGATGCCAAAAATCCGTACTTCGCCCCCGCATTGGCGAATCGCTATTGGAAACATTTCTTCGGCCGCGGGCTGGTCGAACCGGAAGACGACATGCGGGCCACCAATCCGGCTTCGAATCCCGAATTGCTTGCGGCGCTGGCCGAGCATTTCGCCGTCAACCACCACGATCTTAAAGATCTCGTCCGCACGATCTGCAATTCGCAGGTGTATCAACTTTCGGCGGTGCCAAACCGATACAACGCCGGCGATCACCAAAGTTATTCGCATTATTATCCGAAGCGGCTTACGGCCGAGGTGTTGCTCGACGCGGTCGACCAAGTGACCGGCGCGCCGACGAAATTCAACGGCATGCCGATGGGCACCCGGGCCATCGAATTGCCCGACAGTGGATTCAATTCGTATTTCCTTACGGTGTTTGGCCGCCCGGAAGGGTCCAGCCCGTGCGAGTGCGAGCGGAGCAACGATGCGAATCTGGCCCAGAGCCTGCATTTGCTGAATTCGGTCGACGTGCAGCAGAAGGTGGCGGCCGGCATCGGCCGCGCGGCCACGCTGGCCGAGGACAAGAAGCACACTTCGGCGGAAAAAATCGATCAGCTTTATCTCGAGTTCTACTCGCGTCATCCGGCCGCCGACGAAACAGAAGTTTCGCTGCATCACATCGCACAAACGAAAAACGATCGCGCCGCCTATGAAGACATTCTGTGGGCGCTGATCAATACGAAGGAATTCTTGTTCAACCATTAG